The Montipora foliosa isolate CH-2021 chromosome 1, ASM3666993v2, whole genome shotgun sequence genome has a window encoding:
- the LOC138010852 gene encoding uncharacterized protein: MPAFGKLAEYNETDDWRHYIERVNLFFDGNEITDPDKKRSLFLVSVGAKTYKLISSLVAPEDPKDKSFEALAKLAQEHFMPKPSAIVQRFKFNTRSQQPGETIAMFLAELRQLTEYCESGATLDEMLRNRLVCGVQDIRIQRRLLAEPKLTLKRALDLALAIEAADKDASEIQKGDSQEGAIPLNKVDAKDGKVVK, translated from the coding sequence ATGCCTGCGTTTGGGAAGTTAGCCGAATACAACGAAACGGATGATTGGCGCCATTACATTGAGCGTGTGAACCTTTTCTTTGATGGAAACGAAATTACGGATCCTGACAAGAAAAGATCCCTCTTTCTGGTTAGTGTGGGAGCCAAAACTTACAAGCTGATAAGCAGTCTGGTCGCCCCGGAAGATCCGAAGGATAAAAGTTTTGAAGCCTTAGCGAAACTCGCCCAGGAACATTTTATGCCTAAACCTTCCGCCATTGTACAGCGTTTTAAGTTCAACACCCGCTCTCAACAACCAGGTGAGACAATTGCCATGTTTTTAGCCGAGTTGAGGCAACTGACTGAATACTGTGAATCTGGGGCAACGTTAGATGAAATGCTACGTAATCGACTTGTTTGTGGTGTTCAAGACATCAGAATACAGCGTCGGTTACTAGCTGAACCGAAATTAACCCTGAAGCGAGCGCTTGATCTGGCTCTTGCAATTGAGGCCGCGGACAAGGATGCCTCGGAGATACAGAAGGGGGACTCTCAGGAAGGGGCTATCCCGCTCAACAAAGTTGATGCTAAAGATGGAAAGGTAGTGAAATAA